One Campylobacter concisus DNA segment encodes these proteins:
- a CDS encoding YdcH family protein, with the protein MLHEYTDLINELKKTDARFAALCKKHDELNKKIDDNLAKPSEIDNLKKEKLKLKDEIYAQILKHKK; encoded by the coding sequence ATGTTACATGAATATACAGACCTTATAAATGAGCTAAAGAAAACCGATGCTCGTTTTGCTGCTCTTTGCAAAAAACATGATGAGCTAAATAAAAAAATAGACGACAATCTGGCAAAACCATCTGAAATTGATAATTTAAAGAAAGAGAAGTTAAAACTAAAAGACGAAATTTATGCTCAAATTTTAAAGCATAAAAAGTAA
- the prmC gene encoding peptide chain release factor N(5)-glutamine methyltransferase, whose translation MKIEEALKEASLRLSSLCQNPSRVAKILLMNYLDVSIEWIFLNQKNEFDESGYFALVKRYENYEPLEYITGKASFYGLDFYVESGVLIPRPETEILVDKVIEISREYNEPKIAEIGTGSGIISIILALKTKANIVATDINEKALMLAKKNADKFDVGGRIKFLNCSYVDEILEDIDILVSNPPYIARGYKLSKFVLNEPESALFGGEVGDEILKDIILIAKDRNIKNVACEMGYDQKASIQNFLEANGFEYSFYKDLAGFDRGFCAKLKI comes from the coding sequence ATGAAAATTGAAGAAGCTCTTAAAGAGGCTAGTTTAAGGCTAAGCTCACTTTGTCAAAATCCAAGCAGAGTTGCTAAAATTTTGCTTATGAACTATCTTGATGTAAGCATTGAATGGATATTTTTAAATCAAAAAAATGAATTTGATGAGAGCGGCTATTTTGCTCTAGTTAAAAGGTATGAAAACTACGAGCCTCTTGAATATATAACTGGTAAAGCTAGCTTTTATGGGCTTGATTTTTATGTGGAAAGCGGAGTGCTTATCCCAAGACCTGAAACAGAAATTTTAGTGGATAAAGTAATAGAAATTTCACGCGAATATAATGAGCCAAAGATCGCAGAAATAGGCACAGGAAGCGGCATTATTAGTATCATACTAGCTCTAAAAACAAAGGCAAATATCGTAGCGACAGACATCAACGAAAAAGCTTTGATGCTTGCTAAAAAAAATGCAGATAAATTTGATGTAGGCGGGAGGATCAAATTTTTAAACTGCTCTTATGTGGATGAAATTTTAGAAGATATTGATATTTTGGTTTCAAATCCGCCATATATTGCAAGAGGCTATAAACTTAGTAAATTTGTACTAAATGAGCCAGAAAGTGCGCTCTTTGGAGGCGAAGTAGGAGATGAAATCTTAAAAGATATTATTCTCATAGCCAAAGATCGTAATATCAAAAACGTTGCTTGTGAGATGGGGTACGATCAAAAAGCAAGTATACAAAATTTCTTAGAGGCCAATGGTTTTGAGTATAGCTTTTACAAAGATTTGGCTGGCTTTGATAGAGGCTTTTGCGCGAAGTTAAAAATATAA
- the rpmB gene encoding 50S ribosomal protein L28 has protein sequence MSKRCAITGKGPMIGNNVSHANNKTKRRFLPNLRTIRVTLEDGTTRKIKVAASTLRTMKKQSN, from the coding sequence ATGTCAAAAAGATGTGCGATAACAGGCAAAGGACCGATGATAGGCAACAATGTGAGCCATGCTAACAATAAAACTAAAAGAAGATTCTTGCCAAATCTTAGAACGATTCGCGTTACGCTAGAAGATGGTACTACAAGAAAGATAAAAGTTGCTGCTTCTACTCTAAGAACGATGAAGAAACAATCAAACTAA
- a CDS encoding potassium channel family protein encodes MSFLSRLLKFLNWSNSTKPEISLDIELYEQLKPFRFPLISVVLLLLFGTLGYVLIDNFSLIDAFYQAGMTFTTVGFTEVAPITPKGRIFTITFILIGFIIFTLSIGIVVEVLKRGTLISILKERRMLYRIARLKNHFVICYHNLYTIELSAQFRENHIPFVVVDDREDIAELAQIYKYPYFIKAQPHTQIAFLKTHLSSAKGLITLSSNIADNIALIASVRLYEKEIGRRKPYHIITNAETEDDTQRLKKLGADNVVSPSRLVAQRLSAMSVRPDMENLLEQFLYTKNSPIDIEEILVPDYSWIRFKRLKETHLRNITNADIVGIRDINNNFVPMPNGDTLVGTGSKLLVIGTVDGIRLTKRVVKSKHKPEEFKYV; translated from the coding sequence ATGTCTTTTCTCTCAAGACTTTTAAAATTCCTCAACTGGTCAAACTCTACAAAACCAGAAATAAGCCTAGATATTGAGCTTTACGAACAATTAAAACCTTTTAGATTTCCACTAATTTCAGTCGTATTACTGTTACTTTTTGGAACATTAGGTTATGTCTTAATAGATAATTTCTCGCTAATAGATGCCTTTTACCAAGCTGGCATGACTTTTACAACAGTTGGTTTTACCGAAGTTGCTCCAATAACTCCAAAGGGCAGAATTTTTACTATCACGTTTATACTTATTGGTTTTATTATATTTACACTATCGATCGGTATTGTGGTTGAGGTTTTAAAAAGAGGTACATTAATTAGCATTTTAAAGGAACGACGCATGCTTTATAGGATCGCAAGACTAAAAAATCACTTCGTTATTTGTTATCACAATCTATACACAATCGAACTTAGTGCTCAATTTCGCGAAAATCATATACCTTTTGTAGTGGTCGATGATAGAGAAGATATTGCAGAGCTAGCTCAAATTTATAAATATCCATATTTCATAAAAGCTCAGCCACATACACAAATTGCCTTTTTAAAAACACATCTATCAAGCGCAAAAGGACTTATAACTCTTAGCTCAAATATTGCTGATAACATCGCCCTTATAGCATCTGTAAGACTTTATGAAAAAGAGATAGGTCGCAGAAAGCCTTATCATATCATAACAAATGCAGAGACAGAAGACGATACACAAAGATTAAAAAAATTAGGCGCTGACAATGTGGTGAGCCCATCTCGTCTGGTCGCACAACGCCTAAGCGCCATGAGCGTAAGGCCGGACATGGAAAATTTATTAGAGCAGTTTTTGTATACAAAAAATTCACCTATCGATATAGAAGAAATTCTTGTGCCTGATTACTCTTGGATAAGATTTAAAAGATTAAAAGAAACTCACCTACGAAACATAACAAATGCAGACATAGTGGGCATTAGAGATATAAATAATAATTTTGTACCAATGCCAAATGGCGATACATTAGTGGGGACAGGATCAAAGCTTTTAGTCATCGGTACCGTTGATGGAATACGTCTAACCAAACGCGTTGTAAAAAGCAAACACAAACCTGAAGAATTTAAATACGTATAA
- a CDS encoding M48 family metallopeptidase — protein sequence MFYFLLGIYFFYVAAKAILAILQINFIRAEAKKPAVVLEQGEYKTAAAAAITNQKFEIASLFYHAVIFMMWSCWGLGAISGHAYKTGDIGDNVFMVMVFLLVSSLLELPLNIYETFVKDKKLGFSNVTPKIFALDLLKTLALTLVFGTLFVWLVLLCIRFLGDFWWFWAFLLSFAIALVINLIYPTLIAPIFNKMQPLEEGELKSRIEGLLARCGFKSSGVFTIDASKRDNRLNAYFGGLGTTKRVVLFDTLVKKLSLDEIIAVLGHELGHFKHKDILKMIALSAVMLFAMFFIFGNIPDAAYQALGLHSGGGGVIVFLLLFSPIFGFLFSPVSSYFSRANEFGADRFAGEVSNKADMISALKKLGSENKAFPKAHPLYAFVYHSHPSLFERINELENEN from the coding sequence ATGTTTTATTTTTTACTTGGTATTTACTTTTTTTACGTTGCCGCAAAGGCGATTTTGGCGATTTTACAGATAAATTTTATACGTGCGGAGGCTAAAAAGCCGGCCGTCGTGCTAGAGCAGGGGGAGTATAAAACCGCCGCCGCTGCAGCGATAACGAATCAAAAATTTGAGATAGCAAGCCTTTTTTATCACGCCGTGATATTTATGATGTGGTCGTGCTGGGGGCTTGGCGCGATATCGGGGCATGCCTACAAAACGGGAGATATAGGCGATAACGTCTTTATGGTTATGGTATTTTTACTCGTTTCGTCACTGCTAGAACTGCCGCTAAATATCTACGAAACCTTCGTCAAAGACAAAAAGCTCGGCTTTTCAAACGTAACGCCTAAAATTTTCGCGCTCGATCTACTTAAAACGCTCGCACTAACGCTAGTGTTTGGCACGCTGTTTGTGTGGCTAGTGCTGCTTTGCATTAGATTTTTGGGCGATTTTTGGTGGTTTTGGGCGTTTTTGCTTAGCTTTGCCATCGCGCTTGTTATAAATCTCATCTACCCGACGCTCATCGCGCCAATTTTTAACAAAATGCAGCCGCTAGAAGAGGGCGAGCTAAAAAGCCGTATTGAAGGGCTTTTGGCGCGGTGCGGGTTTAAAAGTAGCGGCGTTTTTACGATAGACGCTAGCAAGCGCGATAACCGCCTAAACGCCTATTTCGGCGGCCTTGGCACGACTAAACGAGTGGTGCTTTTCGACACGCTCGTTAAAAAGCTAAGCTTAGATGAGATAATCGCTGTTTTGGGGCATGAGCTGGGGCATTTTAAGCATAAAGATATCCTAAAAATGATCGCTCTAAGCGCGGTTATGCTTTTTGCGATGTTTTTTATATTTGGCAACATCCCTGACGCGGCGTATCAAGCGCTTGGGCTTCATAGCGGAGGCGGCGGAGTGATCGTGTTTTTGCTACTTTTTTCGCCGATTTTCGGGTTTTTATTTTCGCCGGTGAGCTCGTATTTTAGCCGCGCGAACGAATTTGGCGCCGATAGATTCGCTGGCGAGGTCTCAAACAAAGCCGACATGATAAGCGCGCTAAAAAAGCTAGGCTCCGAAAACAAGGCCTTTCCAAAGGCTCATCCTCTCTATGCGTTCGTCTATCATTCGCACCCAAGCCTTTTTGAGCGTATAAATGAGCTAGAAAATGAAAATTGA
- a CDS encoding sodium-dependent transporter: MDRKSWSSRLTYILAVAGATVGFGATWRFPYLVGQNGGGAYVLVFCIAMIVIGIPMILVENAIGRRLKCNAVDAFGGSINGKKISKKWQIVGWMGLVGAFGIMAYYMVIGGWVLNYIAQISFGLLDLSHVVSFEETSAFYEQNIVSNPLAISFATLVFVLVNYAILVQGAVGGIERSAKFLMPLLFILMLIMIAKNITLDGAIEGVKFYLTPNFSKINLKLFVDVLGQVFFALSLGFGVMITLSSFVKKDEGLVKISIITGILNTVIAVLAGFMIFPSLFSYGVSPDSGPSLVFKSLPIVFSHMPFGGFFAVAFFTLLMIAALTTSLPIYEVIITTLQEKFKIKRKKAIFLVLGGIFVLGNLPSLMATNILSHVSIFGKNIFDAYDAISATIFFVFTSFGCAIFVGWVLKDDAKKEILQGSEKHTKLINVWFWYIKFVVPFIILVLFISSFYDNFLK; the protein is encoded by the coding sequence ATGGATAGAAAATCTTGGAGTTCAAGGCTCACATACATTTTAGCTGTTGCAGGAGCTACGGTTGGCTTTGGTGCGACGTGGCGCTTCCCGTATCTAGTCGGGCAAAACGGTGGTGGCGCCTATGTGCTCGTGTTTTGTATCGCGATGATCGTGATTGGCATACCGATGATTCTAGTTGAAAATGCGATCGGTAGACGCCTAAAATGCAACGCTGTGGATGCTTTTGGTGGATCGATAAATGGCAAAAAGATCAGCAAAAAGTGGCAGATCGTTGGCTGGATGGGGCTTGTTGGTGCTTTTGGCATTATGGCTTACTATATGGTTATTGGTGGCTGGGTGCTAAACTACATCGCCCAAATTTCATTTGGTTTACTTGATCTCTCGCATGTGGTTAGTTTTGAGGAGACAAGTGCGTTTTATGAGCAAAATATCGTAAGCAATCCACTTGCTATCAGCTTTGCAACGCTTGTTTTTGTGCTAGTTAATTACGCTATTTTGGTACAGGGTGCGGTCGGTGGTATCGAGCGATCAGCGAAATTTTTAATGCCACTACTTTTTATTTTAATGCTTATTATGATCGCTAAAAATATCACGCTAGATGGTGCAATAGAAGGTGTGAAATTTTACTTAACGCCTAATTTCTCAAAGATAAATTTAAAGCTTTTTGTCGATGTTTTGGGGCAGGTCTTCTTTGCTCTTTCGCTTGGTTTTGGTGTGATGATCACGCTTTCTAGCTTTGTGAAAAAGGATGAGGGTTTGGTTAAAATTTCTATCATTACAGGTATTTTAAATACGGTAATTGCCGTACTTGCAGGCTTTATGATATTTCCTTCTCTTTTTAGCTACGGCGTATCGCCAGATAGTGGCCCAAGTTTGGTATTTAAATCACTACCAATTGTTTTTTCTCACATGCCATTTGGTGGTTTTTTTGCGGTTGCGTTTTTTACACTATTAATGATCGCTGCACTTACAACATCGCTACCAATATATGAAGTAATAATCACAACACTTCAAGAAAAATTTAAGATAAAACGCAAAAAAGCAATATTTTTGGTCCTTGGCGGTATATTTGTTTTAGGGAATTTACCTTCGCTAATGGCTACAAACATACTAAGTCACGTAAGCATTTTTGGTAAGAATATTTTTGATGCATATGATGCAATAAGCGCAACGATATTTTTTGTATTTACTTCATTTGGGTGTGCAATATTCGTAGGTTGGGTGCTAAAAGATGATGCAAAAAAAGAAATTTTGCAAGGTAGTGAAAAACATACAAAACTAATAAATGTCTGGTTTTGGTATATAAAATTTGTCGTACCGTTTATCATTTTGGTGCTTTTTATCAGCTCGTTTTACGATAATTTTTTAAAATAG
- a CDS encoding ATP-binding protein, which translates to MIDWGVKYAAIYKSTKSMLKPVDDIDFVDIDSLYGLEKQKEILLKNTLNFIEGKDANHVLLWGERGCGKSSLVRAVFTKFYKAGLRIIEIGCEDLKYLGDIIDEIRKSEFKFIIFCDDLSFENGSNEYKFLKPIMDGSIQKPPKNVLLYATSNRRHLISEFKSENENSELIDGEIHYSDAAQEKISLSDRFGLWISFYQGNYDEYLKMVDFYFKDYIGDKDELYALAKNFATLRASRSGRTAKQFYLTFKENFK; encoded by the coding sequence GTGATAGATTGGGGTGTGAAATACGCAGCGATTTATAAAAGCACAAAAAGCATGCTAAAACCAGTTGATGATATTGATTTTGTAGATATCGACTCACTTTATGGACTAGAAAAACAAAAAGAAATTTTACTAAAAAATACTCTAAATTTTATAGAAGGTAAAGACGCAAATCACGTGCTTCTTTGGGGCGAGAGAGGATGTGGCAAGTCAAGCCTTGTAAGGGCTGTTTTTACTAAATTTTATAAAGCTGGGCTTCGCATCATTGAGATCGGTTGCGAGGATCTAAAATATCTTGGCGACATCATCGATGAGATCAGAAAGAGTGAGTTTAAATTTATCATTTTTTGTGATGATCTAAGCTTTGAAAATGGCAGCAATGAGTATAAATTTCTAAAGCCTATAATGGATGGCTCTATCCAAAAGCCGCCAAAAAACGTACTTTTATACGCTACGTCAAACCGCAGACATCTAATAAGCGAGTTTAAAAGCGAGAATGAAAACTCAGAGCTAATTGACGGAGAAATCCATTACAGCGATGCAGCTCAGGAGAAAATTTCTCTATCCGATCGCTTTGGCCTTTGGATTAGTTTTTATCAGGGTAACTACGATGAGTATCTAAAAATGGTTGATTTTTACTTTAAGGATTACATAGGCGACAAAGATGAGCTTTACGCACTTGCTAAAAATTTCGCCACGCTAAGAGCTAGCAGAAGTGGTAGGACAGCAAAGCAGTTTTATCTCACATTTAAAGAAAATTTCAAATGA
- the epsC gene encoding serine O-acetyltransferase EpsC, producing MWESLKELVQTVREKDPSVHKCCFLAILINTPGIHAVLFHKISHFLYKKEHFFLARLISQIARFLTGIEIHPGAKIGKRFFIDHGMGVVIGETAEIGDDVMMYHQVTLGGTGKECGKRHPTVKNGVTIAAGSKILGAITIGENAKIGANSVVLKNVPANATVVGIPARIVRVNGTKFEPEFII from the coding sequence ATGTGGGAGAGTCTAAAGGAGCTAGTTCAAACTGTTCGTGAAAAAGACCCATCGGTACATAAGTGTTGCTTTTTGGCAATACTTATAAACACTCCTGGTATTCATGCGGTTTTGTTTCATAAAATTTCTCATTTTTTATATAAAAAAGAGCATTTTTTTCTAGCTAGACTCATCTCGCAAATTGCGAGATTTTTAACGGGCATCGAGATCCATCCTGGAGCAAAGATCGGCAAGAGATTTTTCATAGATCATGGTATGGGTGTGGTTATCGGTGAGACAGCTGAGATAGGCGATGATGTAATGATGTATCATCAAGTAACACTTGGAGGCACTGGAAAAGAGTGTGGCAAAAGGCATCCGACTGTAAAAAATGGTGTGACTATCGCAGCTGGCTCGAAAATACTAGGTGCCATAACGATCGGCGAAAATGCCAAGATCGGCGCAAACTCGGTCGTGCTAAAAAATGTCCCAGCAAACGCGACAGTCGTTGGTATACCAGCGAGAATAGTTCGAGTAAATGGGACAAAATTTGAACCAGAATTTATTATCTAA
- a CDS encoding endonuclease III domain-containing protein → MTSTDLFLTLFNHKSRNLDELKWPGEGTFEVILGAILVQNTNWKNVEKALNNLKNAGKDSLNGICELENSELATLIKPSGFYNTKAKRLKTLCLAIKNEFGDFENFKENTSREWLINVKGVGAETCDAILAYACGKPYMVVDAYVLRIMAYFDYNFECYDEAAEWLSSLNYDEIYKFLDSSKFDEVEILKLYHALILEFCKENFKGKILSQNGQKILSSIKN, encoded by the coding sequence ATGACATCAACTGATTTATTTTTAACCTTATTTAATCACAAAAGCAGAAATTTGGATGAGCTAAAATGGCCAGGTGAGGGTACTTTTGAGGTTATTTTAGGCGCTATTTTGGTGCAAAATACCAACTGGAAAAATGTAGAAAAAGCATTAAATAATCTAAAAAATGCTGGAAAAGATAGCCTAAATGGTATTTGCGAGCTTGAAAACAGCGAGCTTGCCACGCTCATAAAGCCAAGTGGTTTTTACAACACAAAGGCAAAGCGGCTAAAAACGCTTTGTCTAGCCATAAAAAACGAGTTTGGCGATTTTGAAAATTTTAAAGAAAATACCAGTCGCGAGTGGCTCATAAACGTAAAAGGTGTTGGGGCTGAGACTTGTGATGCTATACTGGCATATGCTTGTGGTAAGCCATACATGGTCGTTGATGCTTATGTGCTTAGGATAATGGCGTATTTTGACTATAATTTCGAGTGCTACGACGAGGCGGCTGAGTGGCTTAGCTCGCTTAATTATGATGAGATTTATAAATTTCTTGATAGCTCGAAATTTGATGAAGTTGAAATTTTAAAACTCTATCACGCTCTTATTTTGGAGTTTTGTAAAGAAAATTTCAAAGGTAAAATCTTAAGCCAAAATGGTCAAAAAATATTAAGTAGCATTAAAAATTAA
- the rpe gene encoding ribulose-phosphate 3-epimerase, producing the protein MYVAPSILSADFGNLAAEIRAICEAGCDLVHVDVMDGHFVPNLTIGPVVVNAVAKAATKPLDIHLMVENNSFFADLFLPLKPKFLTFHIEEEKHPLRLIDHIRKNGVSPGIVLNPHTPVSAIEYIIDEVDMVLLMSVNPGFGGQKFMPVVLEKTRALRELIERKNAKCLIEVDGGINGLNAPDLEEAGADILVAGNYIFSSNSYEQAIRAIKLEF; encoded by the coding sequence ATGTATGTTGCACCTAGTATTTTATCGGCTGATTTTGGAAATTTGGCAGCTGAGATAAGAGCCATTTGCGAGGCTGGGTGCGATCTGGTGCATGTTGATGTTATGGATGGGCATTTTGTGCCAAATTTAACTATCGGCCCAGTTGTGGTAAATGCCGTTGCAAAAGCAGCTACAAAGCCACTTGATATACATTTGATGGTTGAGAATAACTCGTTTTTTGCCGACCTTTTCTTGCCGCTAAAGCCAAAATTTCTAACCTTTCATATCGAAGAAGAGAAGCACCCATTAAGGCTCATCGATCACATCAGGAAAAACGGCGTTAGCCCTGGCATCGTGCTAAATCCGCATACGCCAGTTAGTGCGATCGAGTATATTATTGATGAAGTTGATATGGTGCTTTTGATGAGTGTAAATCCTGGCTTTGGCGGTCAAAAATTTATGCCAGTCGTGCTTGAAAAAACAAGGGCGCTACGAGAGCTGATAGAACGAAAAAACGCTAAGTGTCTGATTGAAGTAGATGGCGGCATAAACGGACTAAATGCACCTGATCTTGAAGAGGCTGGAGCTGACATCTTGGTGGCTGGCAACTACATCTTCTCATCAAATTCTTACGAACAAGCCATCCGTGCCATAAAGCTTGAGTTTTGA
- a CDS encoding DUF4149 domain-containing protein produces the protein MRGVYFLLLAVLIGAELTLGILVAPVIFFPQSIIGDGILTHFMSGQMMTKIFLKFNYILLFISIVVMISELFDLRKKLIFSLKFSMLMLAFLNLALALSFVFFFTPFVVYAQNLGVDSTQTAEFAKMHSASEYVMKIMLVLQIILFFVKFKISQNEREA, from the coding sequence TTGAGAGGAGTTTATTTTTTGCTTTTGGCAGTACTTATAGGAGCTGAGCTAACGCTTGGTATTTTGGTGGCGCCAGTCATATTTTTCCCACAAAGCATCATAGGAGATGGCATACTTACGCATTTTATGAGCGGTCAAATGATGACAAAGATATTTTTGAAATTTAATTATATTTTGCTTTTTATAAGCATAGTTGTAATGATTAGCGAGCTATTTGATCTTAGAAAAAAGCTTATTTTTTCACTAAAATTTAGCATGTTAATGCTTGCTTTTTTAAATTTAGCCTTAGCTTTAAGCTTTGTATTTTTCTTTACTCCTTTTGTAGTTTACGCTCAGAATTTGGGTGTTGACTCGACACAGACGGCCGAATTTGCCAAAATGCATAGTGCGAGTGAATATGTGATGAAAATTATGCTTGTTTTACAAATTATTTTATTTTTTGTGAAATTTAAGATTAGCCAAAATGAACGCGAAGCCTGA
- a CDS encoding 3'-5' exonuclease produces MKPKKQRLENSIEILARQNLSYHEFILRFGDIEEISSLIDVRDLDMWRTLGLDITRNEENEIELGTRFRDISEQEFCVVDIETTGGTTSGQIIEIGAIKMKNGVEIGRFESFVAANVVPENITELTGIKTSDLVGAPNLLNVLERFKIFLGTSVFIAHNVNFDYGFISHSLNEIGLGMLLNRKLCTIDLSRRTIASQKYGLGSLKELLGINNTHHRALNDAIAAAEIFKVCLTRLPFSIQTTEDLINFSKTAPSVKLKPEPVLCAN; encoded by the coding sequence TTGAAACCAAAAAAACAGCGTTTAGAAAATAGCATAGAAATTTTAGCTAGGCAAAATTTAAGCTATCATGAGTTTATTTTAAGATTTGGCGATATAGAAGAAATTTCGTCGCTAATTGACGTGCGTGACCTTGATATGTGGCGAACTCTTGGGCTTGACATCACTAGAAATGAAGAGAATGAGATCGAGCTTGGCACGAGATTTAGAGATATTAGCGAGCAGGAATTTTGCGTGGTTGATATCGAAACGACTGGCGGTACGACGAGCGGACAGATCATTGAAATCGGTGCAATAAAAATGAAAAATGGCGTTGAGATAGGGCGTTTTGAAAGCTTTGTGGCAGCTAATGTGGTGCCTGAAAATATCACCGAACTAACTGGCATAAAGACTAGCGATCTAGTTGGTGCGCCAAATTTACTAAATGTGCTTGAGCGGTTTAAAATTTTTCTAGGAACTAGCGTCTTTATCGCTCATAACGTAAATTTTGACTATGGCTTTATCTCTCACAGCCTAAATGAGATCGGCCTTGGCATGTTGCTAAACAGAAAGCTTTGTACCATCGATCTTAGTCGCCGCACTATCGCTTCGCAAAAATACGGCCTTGGCTCGCTAAAAGAGCTTCTTGGCATAAACAATACCCACCACAGAGCCCTAAATGACGCAATAGCTGCAGCTGAAATTTTTAAAGTCTGCCTTACACGCTTACCTTTTAGTATCCAAACGACAGAGGATCTCATAAACTTTAGCAAAACAGCTCCAAGTGTGAAGCTAAAACCTGAACCAGTTTTGTGTGCGAATTAG
- the cysK gene encoding cysteine synthase A encodes MIYDNIVKTIGNTPIVKIKTGADEAEIYVKLEFFNPGGSVKDRIAFNMVTKMLADGTLKYGDTIVEPTSGNTGIGVAMCGAALGFKVILCMPESMSIERRKIVAAYGAQLELTPASGGMKAAIARATELAAQPNHVMLSQFENKYNPQAHELTTATEIVADFSKLDAFVAGVGTGGTISGVAKILKEKGYDTKVIAVEPEASPVLSGGNPGPHKIQGIGAGFLPNTMNMSLVSEVEKVSNDDALNAARAIAKSDGLMIGISGGAAYVAAKRVAKRLGAGKKVLFIAPDNGERYLSTELYGA; translated from the coding sequence ATGATTTACGATAACATCGTTAAAACGATTGGTAATACACCTATTGTAAAGATAAAAACAGGTGCTGATGAAGCCGAAATTTACGTAAAACTAGAGTTTTTTAATCCAGGTGGCTCTGTAAAAGATAGGATCGCATTTAATATGGTAACCAAAATGCTAGCTGATGGCACTCTTAAATATGGCGATACTATCGTTGAGCCAACGAGCGGAAATACTGGCATTGGTGTAGCGATGTGCGGTGCTGCACTTGGCTTTAAAGTGATCCTTTGCATGCCAGAAAGCATGAGTATCGAAAGACGCAAAATAGTAGCTGCTTATGGTGCACAGCTTGAGCTTACTCCTGCGTCTGGTGGCATGAAAGCAGCGATCGCAAGAGCTACAGAGCTAGCAGCTCAGCCAAATCACGTAATGCTAAGCCAGTTTGAAAACAAGTATAACCCACAAGCTCACGAACTAACAACAGCTACTGAGATCGTGGCCGATTTTAGCAAGCTTGATGCCTTTGTAGCTGGTGTTGGCACAGGTGGTACAATAAGTGGCGTAGCAAAAATTTTAAAAGAAAAAGGCTATGATACTAAGGTCATCGCAGTAGAGCCTGAAGCATCGCCAGTTTTAAGTGGTGGCAACCCAGGACCGCATAAAATTCAAGGCATTGGAGCCGGATTTTTACCAAATACTATGAATATGAGCCTAGTTAGTGAAGTAGAAAAAGTGAGCAACGATGATGCGCTAAACGCAGCTAGAGCAATCGCTAAAAGTGATGGACTCATGATAGGTATAAGCGGTGGTGCTGCTTACGTGGCTGCAAAAAGAGTGGCTAAAAGACTTGGCGCTGGCAAAAAAGTACTTTTCATAGCTCCAGATAATGGCGAAAGATACTTAAGCACAGAGCTTTACGGAGCATAA